Sequence from the Hyalangium minutum genome:
CTCGACGTGAACACGGCTCCCGGGCTCCATGTCGGGCACTGGCACCTGCTATCCCTACAAGCGCGCGCGCTCGGAGTGCGATGCGGGCGAGGAGCTTGGCTACATCTCCTACCCGCTCCTCGGCGGGGGGAGCGATCGGACCTACGGGTTCTGCTATCCCGACGGCCGCTAAAGCGGCGGCACATGGGCGCGCAGTCCCACTCCGCGCCCCCCGCAGGCATCGCCACTCTCGGCCACCTGGAGGGTGTGTCCGGCCCGAACAGACGCAGGTACGTGTCACCCGAGAACGCTGTGCCCGCCAGGACCCATCCCAGAGTTCCTTCGCGCAGACTTCCGACCGAGTCGGAACTGGCCAACGGCGTGCCGCCCCTGCCCGCAGAGCGGCGAGCGCAGACTTCCGACCGAGTCGGAACTGGCCATCAGGCCCTGGAGCCGGAGCACCGTCCGCGTTCGCGGACTGCACCTGTCAACGATCCGGGCTGGCAGGCCCAGGCCGTGCGGCTGCGCTACACATTCGACGCTCAAGAAGCACCGTGTGAGGAGGACGTGCACTTCACCTCGCTTACGCCTCGCCCGCCGATGGCGTGGCCATGTGGAACGTGCAGCGCGCCTTCACCTGCCGAGGCCCCCGCTGCGAGCATCAGATGAGGCAGCGGTGGGTTCGATTCCCGCTGCCTCCGCGCGGCTGGGGGATGGGCCGATCCAACTCCTGCACCGCGCTCTCCCGCGCCTCGGGCGACAGGTGCCAGAATCGCTCTCACCCCTCCTGCTCCCTTCACGGACGCCAACACCCTGAAGCCTGCCTCCACACCTCAAGCACGCCCTTAACACATCCAGGGCGAACGTCTTCAGCAGCCCGGCCCAGTCCAAACGGGGTGGGCCCTCCTTCCAAAGGCTCCTCCACCCTCGCGGCAAAGGCGGGGCTCTCCTCCGTAAGCCCCGGCTCCGCCCCTGCTTGAGGGAGCGCTCGTCTGGCGAGCGCGCCCGACGGCGGACTTCGTGTTGCTCGTGCCCACACCATCGAAGAGGCCATCTTGTGGCACGGAGGGCAGGGCCGCGCGAACCGGGACCGCTTCAAGGCCATGTCAAAGGAAGAGCGCGGCGAGCTGATCGACTTCGTGAACTCGCTCTGATCCCTGGTGCTTTCCGGGGTGGAATGAGTCGAATTGCGTGGAATGAAGTCCGGCGGCCGGAATCCTCCAAGGGGTTCCGGCCGCTGGCATTTCAGGCTTCCCTTCAAGGACTCTCGAAACCCAGGGACTATGGCACGGTGGCACCCCTGGCCTCGGCGCGCTCCCACACCTGGATGTAGCCCTCGGCCGAGTTCATCAGCGGGTCCAGATCTTGGCTGCGGAGGCCCTGGCGGTGCAGGTCCGAGATGAAGTCCGGGAGCATGCCGACGTGCGCCAGGCCATCCTCGTTGATGTCGAAGACCTTGCTGCCCACCACGATGCGCTCCAGCTTCGTGGGGCTGTTCTCCACCGCGATGCTCAGGGGGTAGCGCGTGCGGGCCACCTGTTGGGCGGAGCTGCCGCCGTGGCACGCCTCGCCGCCAAAGCGCGGGCCCGGCAAGCCGGCCAGGCCGTTGAAGTCCGTGCCCAGGCCCACCGCCATCCCGCTCTGCTGCTGCGTGAGAGAGAGGTACGCCTGTGCCCAGCTCTGCGAGGTGTTGCCGCACTGGTGCTCCACCACCGGCTGGCCCGCGCCGCGCCAGGTGGGCACCTCGTCTCGCGAGCCCTGCTCCACGATGAGCGACACCATGCCTCCCACGTTGCGGATGCGCTGGAGCTGCGTGGCCTTGAGGCTGCCCTCGTGACGCTTGCCGCCGCGAGCCGTGTCGAACAGCGTGGTGTGGCCGCTCACCACCGGGTAGCTGTAGGGCTCCACCATCCCCAGCGTGTCGTCGAAGGCCCGCTTCGACATGTGGTCGATGTCGATGATCATCCTCCGGCGCATCATTCCGCGCACCAGCGTGCGGCCCAGGCTCGTGAGCCCCTGTGCGCCGCAGATGGGAGCCCGGGTGATGTCCCGCTTGTACTCGT
This genomic interval carries:
- a CDS encoding di-heme oxidoredictase family protein, which translates into the protein MASAPDGGLRVARAHTIEEAILWHGGQGRANRDRFKAMSKEERGELIDFVNSL